The Streptomyces sp. NBC_00691 genome has a segment encoding these proteins:
- a CDS encoding phage holin family protein, with protein MGDRRWGGADRWRSAGSALGRVVVVWAVSTLTLLILAGLLPDFELQSAGGDTFTRTALTAAAAAGAFGLLGALVWPVIVRALLLVPALVLGLLVFFLNGSLLLVALWLIPDGRGTANPETAVVVAAVMSAVASTGLAVRDDDAYRRRLYRLTGRTRPRASEGTPEQVPGTVFLQLDGVGHHVLRGAVADGLMPTVASWIDAGHLLTPWRTDWSSQTGASQLGILHGSNEDVPAFRWYEKDTGRLMVSNRPAGAVELQRRAVRRTGDGGLLTVDGASRGNLFSGGADQLALVLSMAARRGPRNRSRAGYFAYFSDPANAVRTAGSLVAECGREMFQSTRARLRRETPRVSRGGTYPFVRAFATVVERDVVVSAVMGDMLAGRTAVYADLVAYDEVAHHSGPHGRDTDQVLRRLDRAIALIATVAEHTPRPYRIVLLSDHGQSSGETFEGAYGLTLKDLVRAGCGLPVPRRVRRTRSGSEARDAARAALRLALHRPVDETGESAKELPARPSEPVVLASGNLGLVSFPDVPHRMTREEIDRRHPALLRTLAHHPGVGFVLVASAEHGSVVLARDGVEVPVADLDDGGGPLAVFGRGAARAVRRTDGFAHVADIMVNSMYDPATGTVHAFEEQIGSHGGLGGEQSHPFLLSPPELSPPVGAGEELVGAEQVHRVLRRWLRECSGPQVPLENTPSTNEPESVIPVDGPVVRDTSH; from the coding sequence GTGGGTGACAGGCGATGGGGTGGCGCCGACCGCTGGCGGTCCGCGGGCAGTGCGCTGGGGCGGGTGGTCGTGGTGTGGGCGGTGTCGACGCTCACCCTGCTGATCCTCGCCGGACTGCTCCCCGACTTCGAGCTGCAGTCCGCCGGCGGCGACACCTTCACGAGGACGGCGCTCACCGCCGCGGCGGCGGCCGGCGCGTTCGGGCTGCTCGGCGCGCTCGTCTGGCCCGTGATCGTGCGGGCCCTGCTGCTCGTCCCCGCCCTCGTGCTCGGCCTGCTGGTGTTCTTCCTCAACGGGTCGCTCCTGCTCGTCGCGCTCTGGCTGATCCCCGACGGACGCGGCACGGCGAACCCCGAGACCGCCGTCGTGGTCGCCGCCGTGATGTCCGCCGTCGCCTCCACCGGTCTCGCCGTCCGGGACGACGACGCCTACCGGCGCCGGCTCTACCGGCTCACCGGCCGCACCCGGCCCCGCGCCTCGGAGGGCACGCCCGAGCAGGTCCCCGGGACGGTCTTCCTCCAGCTCGACGGCGTCGGCCATCACGTCCTGCGCGGGGCCGTCGCCGACGGGCTCATGCCGACCGTGGCGTCCTGGATCGACGCGGGCCACCTGCTCACCCCGTGGCGCACCGACTGGTCCAGCCAGACGGGCGCGAGCCAGCTCGGCATCCTGCACGGCTCCAACGAGGACGTGCCCGCCTTCCGCTGGTACGAGAAGGACACCGGCCGGCTCATGGTGTCGAACCGTCCGGCCGGTGCCGTGGAGCTCCAGCGCAGGGCCGTGCGCCGCACCGGGGACGGCGGGCTGCTCACCGTCGACGGGGCCTCGCGCGGCAATCTGTTCAGCGGCGGCGCCGACCAGCTCGCCCTCGTCCTGTCGATGGCCGCCCGGCGCGGCCCGCGCAACCGCTCGCGCGCCGGCTACTTCGCGTACTTCTCCGACCCGGCCAACGCCGTCCGTACCGCGGGATCGCTGGTCGCCGAGTGCGGCCGTGAGATGTTCCAGTCGACCCGGGCGCGGCTGCGCCGCGAGACCCCGCGGGTCTCGCGCGGCGGCACGTACCCCTTCGTGCGGGCCTTCGCGACGGTCGTGGAGCGGGACGTCGTCGTCTCGGCGGTGATGGGGGACATGCTCGCCGGGCGGACCGCCGTCTACGCCGACCTCGTCGCCTACGACGAGGTGGCGCACCACTCGGGCCCGCACGGCCGGGACACCGACCAGGTCCTGCGCCGCCTCGACCGCGCGATCGCGCTGATCGCGACGGTCGCCGAGCACACCCCCCGCCCCTACCGGATCGTGCTGCTCTCGGATCACGGGCAGAGTTCCGGAGAGACCTTCGAGGGCGCGTACGGGCTGACGCTCAAGGACCTGGTGCGGGCCGGGTGCGGGCTTCCGGTACCGCGCCGGGTGCGCAGGACCCGCAGCGGTTCGGAGGCGCGGGACGCGGCCAGGGCCGCGCTGCGCCTCGCGCTGCACCGGCCGGTGGACGAGACCGGCGAGAGCGCGAAGGAGCTGCCCGCCCGGCCCTCCGAGCCGGTCGTCCTGGCCTCCGGCAACCTCGGTCTCGTCTCGTTCCCCGACGTGCCGCACCGGATGACCCGGGAGGAGATCGACCGGCGCCATCCGGCGCTGCTCCGCACCCTCGCCCACCATCCGGGGGTCGGCTTCGTCCTGGTGGCGAGTGCCGAGCACGGCTCGGTGGTGCTCGCCCGCGACGGGGTGGAGGTGCCGGTGGCGGACCTCGACGACGGCGGCGGGCCGCTCGCCGTCTTCGGCCGGGGCGCGGCGCGGGCGGTGCGGCGTACGGACGGCTTCGCGCACGTCGCGGACATCATGGTCAACTCGATGTACGACCCGGCGACGGGCACCGTGCACGCCTTCGAGGAGCAGATCGGCTCGCACGGCGGCCTCGGCGGCGAGCAGTCGCATCCCTTCCTCCTGTCGCCGCCGGAGCTGTCGCCGCCGGTCGGCGCGGGGGAGGAGCTGGTCGGCGCGGAGCAGGTGCACCGGGTGCTGCGCCGCTGGCTGAGGGAGTGCTCGGGGCCGCAGGTCCCGCTGGAGAACACGCCGTCCACGAATGAACCGGAATCAGTTATTCCGGTCGATGGGCCGGTCGTGCGGGACACAAGCCACTGA
- a CDS encoding 4a-hydroxytetrahydrobiopterin dehydratase, with translation MPTQPLSQKEIEDRLRELPGWSVEDSRLTREYRLGDHFAATALVVHVARIQQELDHHSDLTLGYNTVALSVNTHSAGDAVTEKDFELAERVEGIAPGHGAS, from the coding sequence GTGCCCACACAGCCGCTGTCGCAGAAGGAGATCGAGGACCGACTGCGGGAGCTCCCCGGCTGGTCCGTCGAGGACTCCCGGCTCACCCGCGAGTACCGGCTCGGCGACCACTTCGCGGCCACCGCGCTCGTCGTCCACGTGGCCAGGATCCAGCAGGAGCTCGACCACCACTCGGATCTGACCCTCGGTTACAACACCGTCGCCCTGTCCGTGAACACCCACTCCGCCGGTGACGCCGTCACCGAGAAGGACTTCGAACTCGCCGAACGGGTGGAAGGGATCGCCCCGGGCCACGGCGCCTCCTGA
- a CDS encoding class I SAM-dependent methyltransferase yields MSQHTATHHGHPHGDGHGHQHTSGAPHTSGHTHSHGSHHDGAPLDWNEIAPLLERQAETESPAYADAAAWLGTLTSAQGVRRVLDVGSGPGVITGVLAEAFPTAEAVAVDGSPELLARARERAVERGLGARVSTLHAELPEGIAELGKADVIWAGNSLHHIGDQRAALVEFAGLLNPGGLMVLVEGGLPARHLPWHLGFGRPGLEARLDAANADRFAEMRAETPGHKDEPDDWRSLLADAGLTPAGTRTFLTDVPAPVSPVVRELALAHFTRVRDGFGDRIDAGDRATLDRLLDPADERSLHHRTDLFYLAARTVHTARKG; encoded by the coding sequence ATGAGCCAGCACACCGCGACGCACCACGGCCACCCGCACGGCGACGGGCACGGCCACCAGCACACCTCCGGGGCCCCGCACACCTCCGGACACACGCACAGCCACGGTTCCCACCACGACGGCGCCCCTCTCGACTGGAACGAGATCGCCCCGCTCCTGGAGCGGCAGGCGGAGACCGAGAGCCCCGCCTACGCGGACGCCGCCGCCTGGCTCGGCACCCTCACCTCCGCGCAGGGCGTCCGCCGCGTCCTCGACGTCGGCAGCGGCCCCGGAGTCATCACCGGCGTCCTCGCCGAGGCCTTCCCCACGGCCGAGGCGGTCGCCGTCGACGGCAGCCCCGAACTCCTCGCCCGCGCCCGCGAACGCGCCGTGGAACGCGGCCTCGGCGCCCGGGTCTCCACGCTCCACGCCGAACTCCCGGAAGGCATCGCCGAACTGGGGAAGGCCGACGTGATCTGGGCGGGCAACTCCCTGCACCACATCGGCGACCAGCGGGCCGCGCTCGTCGAGTTCGCCGGCCTGCTGAACCCCGGCGGCCTGATGGTCCTCGTCGAGGGCGGGCTGCCCGCCCGGCACCTGCCCTGGCACCTCGGCTTCGGCCGGCCGGGCCTGGAGGCGCGCCTCGACGCCGCCAACGCCGACCGGTTCGCCGAGATGCGCGCCGAGACCCCCGGACACAAGGACGAGCCGGACGACTGGCGGTCCCTGCTCGCCGACGCGGGCCTCACCCCCGCCGGCACCCGCACCTTCCTCACCGACGTCCCCGCGCCCGTGTCCCCGGTCGTACGGGAGCTGGCCCTCGCCCACTTCACCCGGGTCCGGGACGGCTTCGGCGACCGGATCGACGCGGGCGACCGCGCGACGCTCGACCGGCTCCTCGACCCGGCCGACGAACGGTCGCTGCACCACCGCACGGACCTCTTCTACCTCGCGGCCCGCACGGTCCACACCGCCCGCAAGGGCTGA
- a CDS encoding MBL fold metallo-hydrolase has product MPVEVTWWGHATCTVEDSGVRFLTDPLFARRLAHLRRRRGALPPPEAAVAEAVLVSHLHSDHLHLPSLARLAPGTLLVVPRGAPAAVPGLRRLDGNGLRLTEVEPGDTVTVEGVTVRAVPALHDGRRLPVGPHRAPALGYVVEGEARTYFAGDTGLFDGMAEAVGPVDVALLPVGGWGPYLGHGHLDAGRAAEALAALSPAAAVPVHYGTYWPIGLDGIRPHEFHAPGDEFVRHSARLAPKVAVHLLGHGERVRPEVAR; this is encoded by the coding sequence ATGCCGGTGGAGGTCACCTGGTGGGGTCACGCGACCTGCACGGTCGAGGACTCCGGGGTCCGCTTCCTCACCGATCCGCTGTTCGCGCGGCGGCTCGCGCATCTGCGGCGGCGGCGCGGCGCCCTGCCGCCGCCCGAGGCCGCGGTCGCCGAGGCGGTGCTCGTCTCCCACCTGCACTCCGACCATCTGCACCTGCCGTCGCTGGCCCGGCTCGCGCCCGGGACGCTCCTCGTCGTGCCGCGCGGCGCCCCCGCCGCCGTACCGGGGCTGCGCAGGCTCGACGGGAACGGGCTGCGGCTCACCGAGGTGGAGCCGGGCGACACGGTGACGGTCGAGGGTGTGACGGTACGGGCCGTGCCGGCGCTCCACGACGGACGGCGGCTCCCGGTGGGGCCGCACCGGGCTCCCGCGCTCGGGTACGTCGTCGAGGGCGAGGCGCGGACGTACTTCGCCGGGGACACCGGGCTCTTCGACGGGATGGCGGAGGCGGTGGGACCGGTGGACGTGGCGCTGCTGCCGGTCGGCGGCTGGGGCCCGTACCTGGGGCACGGCCATCTCGACGCGGGCCGGGCGGCCGAGGCGCTCGCCGCGCTGTCGCCCGCGGCGGCGGTGCCGGTGCACTACGGCACGTACTGGCCGATCGGGCTGGACGGGATCAGGCCGCACGAGTTCCACGCGCCGGGCGACGAGTTCGTACGCCACTCGGCACGACTGGCGCCGAAGGTGGCGGTGCATCTGCTCGGGCACGGCGAGCGGGTACGTCCGGAGGTGGCACGGTGA
- a CDS encoding low temperature requirement protein A, producing MAWNRERARMVATGDDHAVTPAELFFDLVFVYAITQVTALMADAPSPVRVVGGMVVLALLWWCWCCFAWLGNVVRADSGALFGVLVTVMAVVLIVSLAVPDVFADPAGGLSPPLLFVLCYGAVRVLHLASYWISSPGDPALRATLRRTALTSVVPPLVLLLIGSSYSGRVQLLLWLGAVAVDYLGIFVTGSSGWRVNSPGHFSERHGLIVIIALGESIVAMGVGVSGFPLTFAVLGASAAGLLLSAGLWRLYFRQLGEAAEHRLAGLDGDDRTRFARDVYTFLHLPLVAGVVLTALGMKKVLQQVADTGHYGLAEPLHGVVAWSLTGGVGVYLLGAAAIVLRTTGRRPTALALGGVCCLAAGPLVGLVPALVALVSLATVAAALVWLHGRRRAARPFEAVEAA from the coding sequence ATGGCGTGGAACAGGGAACGGGCCCGCATGGTGGCCACCGGGGACGATCACGCGGTGACGCCTGCGGAGCTCTTCTTCGACCTGGTGTTCGTGTACGCGATCACGCAGGTCACCGCCCTGATGGCGGACGCGCCGTCGCCGGTGCGGGTGGTCGGCGGGATGGTCGTGCTCGCGCTGCTGTGGTGGTGCTGGTGCTGCTTCGCCTGGCTGGGGAACGTCGTACGGGCCGACTCCGGCGCCCTGTTCGGGGTCCTCGTCACGGTCATGGCCGTCGTCCTGATCGTGTCGCTCGCCGTCCCGGACGTGTTCGCGGACCCGGCGGGCGGTCTGTCGCCGCCGCTGCTGTTCGTGCTCTGTTACGGGGCGGTGCGCGTCCTGCACCTGGCCTCGTACTGGATCTCCAGCCCCGGCGATCCCGCTCTGCGTGCCACCCTGCGCCGTACGGCCCTGACGTCCGTCGTGCCGCCGCTGGTGCTGCTCCTGATCGGCAGCTCGTACAGCGGCCGGGTCCAGCTCCTGCTGTGGCTGGGGGCGGTGGCCGTCGACTATCTCGGCATCTTCGTCACCGGCTCGTCCGGCTGGCGGGTCAACTCCCCCGGGCACTTCTCCGAGCGGCACGGTCTGATCGTGATCATCGCGCTCGGCGAGTCCATCGTCGCGATGGGCGTCGGGGTCTCCGGCTTTCCGCTCACCTTCGCCGTGCTCGGCGCCTCGGCGGCCGGGCTGCTGCTCTCCGCCGGACTGTGGCGGCTGTACTTCCGGCAGCTCGGTGAGGCGGCCGAGCACCGGCTCGCCGGTCTCGACGGGGACGACCGCACCCGGTTCGCCCGGGACGTGTACACGTTCCTGCACCTGCCGCTGGTCGCGGGCGTCGTGCTCACCGCTCTCGGCATGAAGAAGGTCCTCCAGCAGGTCGCCGACACCGGGCACTACGGTCTCGCCGAGCCCCTCCACGGGGTCGTCGCCTGGTCGTTGACCGGGGGCGTCGGCGTGTATCTGCTGGGCGCCGCCGCGATCGTGCTGCGCACCACGGGCCGCCGGCCGACCGCTCTCGCCCTGGGCGGGGTGTGCTGTCTGGCGGCGGGCCCGCTGGTCGGTCTCGTCCCGGCCCTGGTGGCGCTCGTGTCCCTCGCCACGGTCGCGGCGGCCCTGGTGTGGCTGCACGGACGGCGCCGGGCGGCGCGTCCGTTCGAGGCCGTCGAGGCGGCCTGA
- a CDS encoding DedA family protein gives MIHGLTGVVTAVRELPTESTQQAVGYPSLFLLVALGALVPVVPTGAIVSSAAVVAFHQTSPVALLLVFLVAAFAALLGDTALYWLGQRGVRSRNGSRWLARLRGRVTPDRLAHAQERLDTHQVSVLVLSRLVPAGRIPVMLACLLSEMPLRRFVRGDLAACLAWAATYQLIGILGGSLFPEPWQGVVAAVGLTVLISAVPALWRRIRGSRAKVGGVPER, from the coding sequence GTGATCCACGGGCTCACCGGGGTCGTGACAGCGGTACGGGAGCTGCCGACGGAGTCGACGCAGCAGGCCGTCGGCTACCCCTCCCTGTTCCTCCTCGTGGCGCTCGGCGCCCTGGTACCGGTCGTGCCGACGGGCGCGATCGTCAGTTCGGCGGCGGTCGTCGCCTTCCATCAGACGTCGCCGGTCGCGCTGCTCCTCGTCTTCCTGGTGGCGGCTTTCGCGGCGCTCCTCGGGGACACGGCCCTGTACTGGCTGGGGCAGCGCGGGGTGCGTTCGCGCAACGGCTCGCGGTGGCTGGCCAGGCTGCGGGGCCGGGTGACACCGGACCGGCTCGCCCACGCGCAGGAGCGGCTCGACACGCATCAGGTGTCGGTGCTCGTCCTGTCCCGGCTCGTGCCGGCGGGCCGGATCCCGGTGATGCTGGCGTGTCTGCTGTCAGAGATGCCGCTGCGCCGGTTCGTCCGCGGTGACCTGGCGGCCTGCCTGGCGTGGGCGGCGACGTACCAGCTCATCGGGATCCTGGGCGGTTCGCTGTTCCCGGAGCCCTGGCAGGGTGTCGTCGCCGCGGTGGGCCTCACGGTGCTGATCAGCGCGGTCCCGGCGCTGTGGCGGCGGATCCGGGGGTCGCGGGCGAAGGTGGGCGGGGTGCCGGAGCGGTAG
- a CDS encoding MBL fold metallo-hydrolase has product MTERTAPPARAAQDAAPQADPATAPASSPATAPAPVLHPVGRLRLDWPRSFADRLTAPLPGVRALARLAREGAVRPRPEGLRDIPLLPFEPGPLPPAGPDTLAITWAGHASWVLRMGGLTVLTDPVWSRRIFGTPARLTPVGVRWEDLPRVDAVVISHNHFDHLDAPTLKRLPRHTPVFVPAGLGRWFTRRRFNRVTELDWWEAAELDGVRFDFVPAHHWSKRTLLDTCRSLWGGWVLTDRSGRRVHFAGDTGYGHWFAEIGHRYPGIDLALLPIGAYDPRWWLSDVHTDPEEAVRAHQDLGARRMAPMHWATFVLSSEPVLEPLTRVRTAWEQAGLRREDLWDLPVGGSRVLVP; this is encoded by the coding sequence ATGACGGAACGGACGGCACCCCCCGCGCGGGCCGCCCAGGACGCCGCCCCCCAGGCCGATCCCGCCACCGCTCCCGCGTCCTCCCCCGCAACCGCACCCGCTCCCGTCCTCCATCCCGTCGGGCGGCTCCGCCTCGACTGGCCCCGCAGCTTCGCCGACCGGCTCACCGCACCGCTCCCCGGCGTCCGGGCCCTCGCCCGCCTCGCCCGCGAGGGAGCCGTCCGCCCCCGCCCCGAAGGCCTCCGCGACATCCCGCTGCTGCCCTTCGAACCGGGCCCGCTCCCGCCCGCGGGACCCGACACCCTCGCGATCACCTGGGCCGGGCACGCCAGTTGGGTGCTGCGGATGGGCGGGCTCACCGTCCTCACCGACCCCGTCTGGTCCCGCCGGATCTTCGGCACACCCGCCCGGCTCACCCCCGTCGGGGTCCGCTGGGAGGACCTGCCCCGCGTCGACGCTGTCGTCATCAGCCACAACCACTTCGACCACCTCGACGCCCCGACCCTGAAACGGCTCCCCCGGCACACCCCGGTCTTCGTCCCGGCCGGCCTCGGCCGCTGGTTCACCCGCCGCCGGTTCAACCGGGTCACCGAACTCGACTGGTGGGAGGCGGCCGAACTCGACGGCGTGCGCTTCGACTTCGTCCCCGCCCACCACTGGTCCAAGCGCACCCTCCTGGACACCTGCCGCTCCCTGTGGGGCGGTTGGGTGCTCACCGACCGGTCCGGTCGGCGCGTCCACTTCGCGGGGGACACCGGGTACGGCCACTGGTTCGCCGAGATCGGCCACCGGTACCCCGGCATCGACCTGGCCCTGCTCCCGATCGGCGCCTACGATCCCCGCTGGTGGCTCAGCGACGTCCACACCGACCCGGAGGAGGCCGTCCGTGCCCACCAGGACCTCGGGGCGCGACGGATGGCCCCGATGCACTGGGCGACCTTCGTACTGTCCTCGGAGCCCGTCCTCGAACCCCTCACCCGGGTCAGGACCGCCTGGGAGCAGGCCGGACTGCGCCGCGAGGACCTGTGGGACCTGCCGGTCGGCGGCTCACGGGTCCTCGTGCCCTGA
- a CDS encoding class I SAM-dependent methyltransferase — MLDYETEAAHYDRTRGGVPRAAAAAEAVLSLVPPAARTLLDLACGTGLVTERLTRPGLRVHGADAAHAMLRVAEGRVPGRVVRADARRLPLPDASLDAVSAVWLLHLVPFAAEIVAEAARVLRPGGVLIATVDKDAAHDVGSDIDTILRPYRSAAAASDRADLITRHAAAHGLAPAPGTHFTGHAQGATPSGTVRKLHAGYFASWFTGDATLAETLATALTALPDQDRPRADPRYRLARFVRQD; from the coding sequence CTGCTCGACTACGAGACCGAAGCGGCGCACTACGACCGGACCCGGGGCGGGGTGCCCCGGGCCGCCGCGGCGGCCGAGGCCGTCCTCAGCCTCGTGCCGCCCGCCGCCCGGACCCTGCTGGACCTGGCCTGCGGCACCGGCCTCGTCACCGAACGGCTCACCCGGCCCGGACTGCGCGTCCACGGGGCCGACGCCGCCCACGCCATGCTGCGGGTCGCCGAGGGGCGCGTACCCGGCCGGGTCGTCCGCGCCGACGCCCGGCGACTGCCGCTGCCCGACGCCTCCCTGGACGCCGTCAGCGCCGTCTGGCTGCTGCACCTCGTCCCCTTCGCCGCGGAGATCGTCGCCGAGGCCGCCCGCGTCCTGCGCCCCGGCGGCGTCCTGATCGCCACCGTCGACAAGGACGCGGCCCACGACGTCGGCAGCGACATCGACACGATCCTCCGCCCGTACCGCTCGGCCGCGGCGGCCTCCGACCGGGCCGACCTCATCACCCGGCACGCCGCCGCCCACGGCCTCGCCCCCGCCCCCGGCACCCACTTCACAGGACACGCCCAGGGCGCCACTCCCTCCGGCACCGTACGGAAGCTGCACGCCGGGTACTTCGCCTCCTGGTTCACCGGCGACGCCACACTCGCCGAGACGCTCGCCACCGCCCTCACCGCCCTCCCGGACCAGGACCGCCCCCGGGCCGACCCCCGGTACCGGCTCGCCCGCTTCGTCCGGCAGGACTGA
- a CDS encoding AraC family transcriptional regulator gives MDALAGLLDGPRARGAFLLRMVMEPPWSVRIEDAAPICVMCVTEGEAWVVPDTGGPVPLRPGDIAIVRGPEPYTVAHDPAAPPSAVIGPDGVCTTLSGEPLADRMRLGVRTWGNASDGSATVLVGTYRMDGEVGRRLLDALPGLLHLPADAWNCPLMPFLGEEIARDEPGQTVVLDRVLDLLLISGVRAWFSRPGAEAPAWYRAMGDPVVGRALRLLQDDPAHPWTVASLAAKAGVSRAALARRFTELVGEPPMAYLTDWRLALAADLLRESDATVESVARRVGYSGAFALSAAFKRVRGISPQEHRAGA, from the coding sequence ATGGACGCACTCGCCGGACTCCTCGACGGACCCCGCGCCAGGGGCGCCTTCCTGCTCCGCATGGTCATGGAACCGCCGTGGTCCGTGCGCATCGAGGACGCCGCCCCGATCTGCGTGATGTGCGTGACCGAGGGCGAGGCCTGGGTCGTGCCCGACACCGGCGGGCCCGTTCCGCTGCGGCCCGGGGACATCGCCATCGTCCGGGGCCCGGAGCCCTACACCGTCGCCCACGATCCCGCCGCCCCGCCCAGCGCCGTGATCGGGCCCGACGGCGTCTGCACCACTCTCAGCGGCGAGCCGCTCGCCGACCGGATGCGGCTCGGCGTCCGCACCTGGGGCAACGCCTCCGACGGCAGCGCCACCGTCCTCGTCGGCACGTACCGGATGGACGGCGAGGTCGGCCGCCGGCTGCTCGACGCCCTGCCGGGCCTGCTCCACCTGCCCGCCGACGCGTGGAACTGCCCCCTCATGCCCTTCCTCGGCGAGGAGATCGCCCGCGACGAGCCCGGCCAGACCGTCGTCCTCGACCGGGTCCTCGACCTGCTGCTCATCTCCGGCGTCCGCGCCTGGTTCTCCCGGCCGGGCGCCGAAGCCCCCGCCTGGTACCGCGCCATGGGCGACCCGGTCGTCGGCCGCGCCCTCCGCCTGCTGCAGGACGACCCCGCCCACCCCTGGACCGTGGCCTCCCTCGCCGCGAAGGCGGGCGTGTCCCGGGCCGCGCTCGCCCGCCGCTTCACCGAACTCGTCGGCGAGCCCCCGATGGCGTACCTCACCGACTGGCGGCTCGCCCTCGCCGCCGATCTGTTGCGCGAGAGCGACGCCACCGTCGAGTCCGTCGCCCGGCGGGTCGGCTACAGCGGCGCCTTCGCCCTGAGCGCCGCGTTCAAGCGGGTCAGGGGCATCAGCCCTCAGGAGCACCGGGCCGGGGCGTGA
- a CDS encoding helix-turn-helix domain-containing protein, giving the protein MTSVVSDTGVGPLLRGWRERRRLSQLELALRADSSARHISFVETGRSRPSEEMVLKLAEHLEVPVRERNALLLAAGYAPRYAESPLDAPRLETLRAGIEQLLQGYEPYPALVVDGSYTVVAANRAIGMLLDGLPEQLLTPPLNAMRITLHPEGLAPRIRNLPEWRGHLLHQMERQIGLARSESLRALYAEVKAYPPPPGSDDSAAPAPEDLYPYFALPLRIEHDGRVLSFVSSISTFNTPLDVTVAELAIETFLPADPATVAYLQSLPAFSG; this is encoded by the coding sequence ATGACATCGGTGGTGAGCGACACGGGAGTGGGACCGCTGCTGCGCGGCTGGCGTGAGCGGCGGCGGCTGAGCCAGCTGGAGCTGGCGCTGCGTGCGGACTCCTCGGCGCGGCACATCTCGTTCGTGGAGACGGGCCGCTCCCGTCCGAGCGAGGAGATGGTCCTGAAGCTGGCCGAGCACCTGGAGGTGCCGGTCCGCGAGCGGAACGCGCTGCTGCTGGCCGCCGGGTACGCGCCCCGGTACGCGGAGTCGCCGCTCGACGCGCCGCGCCTGGAGACGTTGCGGGCGGGCATCGAGCAGCTGTTGCAGGGGTACGAGCCGTATCCGGCGCTCGTGGTGGACGGCTCGTACACGGTGGTGGCGGCCAACCGGGCCATCGGGATGCTGCTGGACGGGTTGCCGGAGCAGCTGCTGACGCCGCCGCTGAACGCGATGCGGATCACCCTGCACCCGGAGGGGCTCGCGCCCCGGATCCGGAACCTGCCGGAGTGGCGCGGGCATCTGCTGCACCAGATGGAGCGTCAGATCGGTCTGGCCCGTTCGGAGTCGCTGCGGGCGCTGTACGCGGAGGTGAAGGCGTATCCCCCGCCGCCGGGCTCGGACGACTCCGCCGCTCCGGCTCCGGAGGACCTGTACCCGTACTTCGCGCTGCCGCTGCGGATCGAGCACGACGGGCGGGTGCTGTCGTTCGTGTCGTCGATCTCGACGTTCAACACCCCGCTGGACGTGACGGTCGCCGAGCTGGCCATCGAGACGTTCCTCCCGGCCGACCCGGCGACGGTGGCGTACCTCCAGTCCCTGCCGGCGTTCAGCGGCTAG
- a CDS encoding NmrA family transcriptional regulator, with protein sequence MTNQTNDTRNEQGTNERGTNERGTNERGTAGGSADGRSAVVLVTSATGKTGRRVAERLTARGATVRAGSRSGATPFDWEAPETWGPALRGADAAYVAYYPDLAAPGGVEAMETFGRLASEHGVRRLTVLSGRGEPEAVVAEEALRAAAVGVELTVVRAAFFAQNFSEGLLAEGVAEGVVVFPAGDTAEPFIDVDDLADVVVETLTADGHAGRVHELTGPRPIGFAEVAAEIARASGRAVVYQPVSRSEYAGMLTGFGLPSPEADWLAALFATLLDGHNASVTDGVKRVLGREPRSFGAFADATWAGEDA encoded by the coding sequence ATGACGAACCAGACGAACGACACGCGGAACGAGCAGGGCACGAACGAGCGGGGCACGAACGAGCGGGGCACGAACGAGCGGGGCACGGCGGGAGGGAGCGCGGACGGCCGGAGCGCGGTCGTCCTGGTGACGAGCGCGACCGGCAAGACGGGACGCCGGGTGGCCGAGCGGCTCACGGCGCGCGGGGCGACCGTCCGTGCCGGGTCGCGTTCCGGCGCGACGCCCTTCGACTGGGAGGCCCCGGAGACCTGGGGCCCGGCGCTGCGGGGCGCGGACGCCGCGTACGTGGCCTACTACCCGGATCTCGCCGCGCCGGGCGGCGTCGAGGCGATGGAGACGTTCGGCCGGCTGGCCTCGGAGCACGGCGTACGGCGGCTGACGGTGCTGTCCGGGCGCGGCGAGCCGGAGGCGGTCGTGGCGGAGGAGGCGCTGCGCGCGGCGGCCGTCGGGGTGGAACTGACCGTCGTTCGGGCCGCGTTCTTCGCGCAGAACTTCTCCGAGGGGCTGCTCGCGGAGGGGGTCGCCGAGGGCGTGGTCGTCTTCCCGGCGGGTGACACGGCGGAGCCGTTCATCGACGTGGACGACCTCGCGGACGTGGTCGTCGAGACCCTGACGGCGGACGGTCACGCGGGACGGGTCCACGAGCTGACGGGTCCCCGTCCGATCGGCTTCGCGGAGGTGGCGGCGGAGATCGCGCGTGCCTCGGGGCGTGCGGTGGTCTACCAGCCGGTGTCCCGGTCCGAGTACGCGGGGATGCTCACCGGGTTCGGGCTGCCGTCTCCGGAGGCCGATTGGCTCGCGGCCCTGTTCGCGACGCTCCTGGACGGGCACAACGCCTCGGTGACGGACGGTGTGAAGCGTGTCCTGGGCCGTGAGCCGCGCTCCTTCGGCGCGTTCGCGGACGCGACCTGGGCCGGCGAGGACGCCTGA